The following DNA comes from Cryptococcus deuterogattii R265 chromosome 2, complete sequence.
TGTAGCATTGTAACTATAGTAACGACCTGCATCCATCATGCATAGTCTTAGCATCGTCCAGCGGGTTATTGACCGGATCAGAGCGAAGAACAGTTTCGACACGGCGAAGGCGACGAAAGCACCATTATGGGGTTCAGATATTGGAAAGACGGGCTGGGTTGTGTTGGTTGAGGAATAACAATAAGATAGGAAGGTCCTCAGACTTAGTCATGGCAGCAAATACaccattcatcatcaacaaagaGTTGCCAGGGAAGCCCATGCAAATGCGGGCGGGCCCGCCAAGTGGGGCAACCACGAGAAAGGTTGTGAAGATTGCGAATAAAAAGGTAATgtcgaagatgaagaagaggatcgagaggagcaggaagggTAAAGCAAGATCTACGACAAGAACCAGCTAGCTCTGCCTGAGGCATTAAACTCGGGAGACGAGTTGTTCggatgaagacgacgaaggCCTATCAGCAGAAGTGCCACTCAACCATTCATCCGACAAAGACACCATCCAATCGCAACCGACAAACCCTCAGCAACGATCAAAGCGCGACACCAGAGTGCCGAGTCGTTTGGCTAGTGACTACATCCTGAGTCAGGTGACCTCTGCTGTAGGCGAAGATCCCAAGACAGCAAAGGAAGCATTGGTGGTGGCCGATTGGATTGATTGGCGGAGGacgatggaggaagaatcaAAGGTGataaaagatgaagatgtgtgggagaagacgaaTCTACcggaaagaaagaaagcaATTGGCGTGAAGTGGGTCTTTAAGAAGAACTGAACGGGGACGGCCAGGTCGACCGCTAGAAAGCTCGATTGGTAGCCCAGGCTTCACACAAAGACCAGTAGTTGGCTTCGAACTTACATTCGCTCCAACCACGCGgctttccattcttcgCCTAGTACTCATCATCACGGCTAAAGAAGACCTCGACATCGCCCAGGCTGACGTCAAAAGCGCATATTTAAATGGTCggcttgatgaggagatcTGTATGAGGTATCCTCAGCAGGTCAAGTCGGAGGAAGGGTGTAATGTGCTGAGACTGAAGGCGCCATTATATGGGCTGAAACAGTCAGGAAGGGTATGGTGGATTTAGCTTAAAGAGGCGATGATAACACAAGGGTTTAAATGTTGCGACTTCGACTGGGAGCTCCATGTGCGGCGAAAATCGAGACATTCGAAGCCGACGCTAGTCATGTCATATGTCGACGACCTGATCATTGCGGTACCGTCTCGGGAGGAGATAGATGGGATTTTGAAGGGATTGCGAGAAAGGTGGGAAGTCAAAGAGGAGACGTTAGTGTCTCTCATCCTCGGAATCAAAATTAGCCGAAACCGGCAAAAcagaagcttcttcatatCACCAACAGCAACCATTTCGTCCTTACACAACAAATTCCCTTCCAACAATCGCCAAAGATCAAATCCTTTACCACATGTAGATTTACAATCCATCACAGACGATCGATCATCTTCTATCCATCCTCAGAAGTACCAAGAGCTTATTGGTCCTATTCAGTGGTTAGCAGGAACCACAAGGCCCGACATCGCTGTTTCGGCATCATATCTCGCCCGCTTTGCAGCAGCACCGAGAGAAACTCATTGGCAGATGGCTTTGAGAGTGGTATCATATTGTCGCAGACCAAGAACAAGGGATCGGTTCTACGTGGGATGccagaaggaaaagagatagTATGGGTTAAAAGGTTGGGTCGAGGTCGACGCAGATCTGGAAGGTTGTCTCGATTCTAGACACTCAACGACAGGGTATATTTTCAAAGTGGATGACTCTATTGTTGACTGGCAGCCTAAGCGGCAAGCTACCGCTTCACCTTCAACTCTCGAATCAGAATGCGTGGCCATGTCAGAGGCAGCAAAACATGGGGTATATCTTCAAGGTTTGCTCGATGAGCTAGGCTATAAGTCTGAGAAGGTACCGCTCAATTGCGACAATATGGGCGCAATTTCCTTTGCGAACAACTCAAGTTTCCACTCGAAAACTAAACACATCGACATCCGAGTTCATATGATACGCGAGTATGTCGAGTGCGGCTATGTTTATCTCTCCTACATACGATCGAACGACCAATTAGCCGACATCCTTACGAAGTCTCACAATCCTTAACAACACGCCAAGAACGTCTTAGACATGGGTCTTGTCAGCAATGGAGGGGattgaggaaggggagtTGACGTTGGTTCTGGGAGGAGACAGTAATCTGAGATGTGATGGGGTTGGTATCTTAGTGAAATGAGGAGTTGTAGGATATTTGTGACGCGGGCGTCAGGGAGGAGTGTTGAGAGATTGTTATCGAGGTAGATGGAATTAGGAGGCTGTAGAAAAGAGGCCGTGATGTCAGATTAGGTCACCGATGGTGTGCTTACAAATTAGCGAGGCGGATACTATTATATCATTTAGCTTGTAGTAGCGCGCGTAGATGGGTATATAAGTCCATAGTAGCTTGGTACTGGACGGCTTTTCCCCATCTGAAAGCTGAGTGTCGGTACCAGAAACCTCCATCATTCAACACAAGGCATCAGGCGCCTTTCGCAAAGAGACCGATGTCTTGAAGAGCAACGTCGTCTGGATGCGGAGATAGCACGGGTGTTGAGATGGGCAGAGAAACGAAGCAAGGCCATAACCCAAGCTCTGGATGAATGcgtggagaagagcaaTCTCTCGAGGCTCTCGATGGTAGGTTGGTCGAAAACGATCCCACGACTCTCAGTAACTTATCACCATATTAGGGGACTCTGCTTCTCATGGCGCCCCTTCTGCCTCTACTGCGGCCGACtgctctcctcttcaaaccTCTCCCGCTATTCCACTTTCCTCGCCCTCGCCCGCTTCCCCTCACACCCCTTCCTTAGCCTTTCTTGGCCCCACCGCTCCTCTTGCTACCTCCGACTTGTCATCTTCAGCTGCCGTCACCTCAACATTCCCTGAACCTGCAGAGGTCACTTCTCACTCTATCTATATGCTTCACGTCCTACAAAAGAAACATTTGAAGTTGCTGCAGCGATGGGTGCAGGATGGTCTGTTGTACCTATGGGCTGACGGGTTCCTCCTGTTGTCTCTTGTCCTATTTCCGTTGCCTCCGTTGCTTCCTAGCATCTTTTGCCATCGAAAATCTCCTTCTAGATCACCCTACGTCTAACGTTACTTCGGTCAGCCCTTAGTCCGGCTCCTGTTTCATCAGGCCTCAGCTAttccatcctcgtcctctctccttttcgcCACCCCTTTAGATTGAGCGTCGAGTCTAACCTGACCGGCGTAACGACCTTGGCAGACTCAGAGACTATTCTTATcgctgaggaagaagatgacgtCCCAGAGCACTTCAGGGATTGGGAATAGATGGAACAGAAGTAGCAGAGGTACCGATAGGAGGCAGAGctcgagaaagaagaagtagcTGAGCATCTCTCTTTATTGGATTCTTTAAACTTATAGTCTAGTGTCGTAGAacgtttcttctttttgttaCAGCTCGTTAGATCTTAGGATAGAGGGAGGAGGCGAGTGGGGGACAGATATATATAATAGATTCGATTTCCTCAATtattttcctttctttccatcatatcctcaatgcaagtccGGGAGTAtcattcctccttccagaGCCAACCACATTGCAATCGAAGCTATTCTTGAAGACCTAGCCCCTCGCCAGTTAAACATCTAGAACCTAAACCCGcttccttttgctttcCGCTCTTagttccttccctccttcctcgacTACCCGACCTGCGCCCTAGGCCCGAGGGCTGGTTCGTGACGAATTTTGTTGTATAAGTGGATAAGGATAATGAAGTGCCATTTCGTGTTATGTATGCATATCGTTTTTTGGTCCCtgacaacctcttctttgcaTATGTTGCGGACATCATGTCATTATCACCCTTTTTCTAGCATGTAACAGTAAAATAATGTAATGTATGTAAGACCACAACGGGCTGGACGTCTTGGCAAACAACCCTGGCAAATCGTGTAAGTGATCTTTGTACTTGTACCATAATCCTTGACATCTAATTTAGGCATGGAACAGTGCACAAGGATACTTGTTTCTGATGGCATTGGCACCGTCACTTTCGCTACTACTTGTTGTATCACTACCTGGGAGACACTTTGTTTCGTTTTACCATTTGACAGCTGAGCGAGGGGTGTTGATGTGTTGTGTCGGATTGGGTCCTTGACATTACGTATTCAAGAGAAAGGTGGCGAATGACATCGGCGATGGCCGAAGTGGCTTAGACGCCGAACGAGTCAAAAATCCGATGTGAAGAGTACGAGTAATAATTCGTCGTCGTTGTTCCATCGTCCTACAAAACCCGAAATTGGCCCATCTTCAggtcattcttcttccctctaAATCTCCAGGATGTCGGATAATACGCTCATACCTCAGCAAGTCCCAGACACAAATCCATATGcctctctcatctctcagCAAATCGCTATCATCCCTTCATTTACCCTTGAGTCGGGCGTCACTCTTAACAATGTTCCAGTGGCATACAAGACCTGGGGTAAACTTAATAAAAAAGCGGACAACTGCTTGGTCATCTGTCATGCTTTAACAGGTAGTGCTGATGTCGAAGACTGGTACGTCACGTCGTTCTCTTTTTGGAGGATTGAGAGCTAATCGTCCCCTTATAGGTGGGGACCCTTGCTTGGTCTCAACAAGGCGTTTGACCCGACCAgattcttcatcttctgcgCAAATGTTATCGGCTCACCGTATGGCACTATTTCTAGTGTCACCACCAACCCCGAAACTGGCAAGCCTTTTGGTCCCGAGATGCCGGGAAGTAGCGTCAAGGATGATGTTCGGTATGCCATGTTACACATTAGTTCGCTGAGTACTGACAAAACGTGGCAGATTGCATTACATAGTTCTCAAGTCTCTCGGTGTGAAATCAGTTGCAGCTGTCGTCGGTGGATCTATGGGTGGTATGACTGTTCTTGAGTACCCGCTCAATACCCCTCCTGGTTTTGTCAGAGCCATTATCCCTCTTGCGACCTCAGCACGTCACTCAGCTTGGTGCATATCTTGGGGCGAAGCACAGCGTCAATCCATCTACTCCGACCCAGACTACAAAGACGGCTACTATTACGAaattgaggaggaagaaggcaaagtTGATCTGGCGCGACAGCCTGCGAGGGGTTTGGCTGCGGCTAGAATGGCGGCTTTGTTGACCTACAGGAGTAGAGACAGCTTTGAAAGCCGATTTGGTCGACGTTCCGGCGGCGGTAAATCATCAGTGCCCAAGGGTGGTGTGCGAATCATGGGCGGTCAAGAGACCACCGACCCTAGCGTCCCCAGTGCGAGCGATCTCGCTGCCAAATCGCCCAGCTGGAGGGCCTGGAGGGAGCATAACGACGGGCACAGAAGTGCTGGTACAAGGCCGGTTTCTCGTAGCGGGAGCGAAGGCCCTGCCCGTGGAGAGGGTGATGCAGCTCAGGTTGAGATTGTAAAGACTCAAGAAGTGAAGGCAAATGGGAATAAAATTGGAACTGGCGGAGAAGCACTACCCAAAATATTTTCTGCGCAAAGCTACCTACGCTACCAGGGAGACAAGGTGAGATTTTTCATGCCTGGAATATGTAAGCATCGTTGACGGATCGCCACAG
Coding sequences within:
- a CDS encoding homoserine O-acetyltransferase, whose protein sequence is MSDNTLIPQQVPDTNPYASLISQQIAIIPSFTLESGVTLNNVPVAYKTWGKLNKKADNCLVICHALTGSADVEDWWGPLLGLNKAFDPTRFFIFCANVIGSPYGTISSVTTNPETGKPFGPEMPGSSVKDDVRLHYIVLKSLGVKSVAAVVGGSMGGMTVLEYPLNTPPGFVRAIIPLATSARHSAWCISWGEAQRQSIYSDPDYKDGYYYEIEEEEGKVDLARQPARGLAAARMAALLTYRSRDSFESRFGRRSGGGKSSVPKGGVRIMGGQETTDPSVPSASDLAAKSPSWRAWREHNDGHRSAGTRPVSRSGSEGPARGEGDAAQVEIVKTQEVKANGNKIGTGGEALPKIFSAQSYLRYQGDKFTGRFDANCYIHITRKLDTHDLSTPSRDTSMSSLSSGLRSSPDPTEEELDARLIHALSLEPPALVIGIESDALFTTSEQRELAAGIPDAELVVIPSPDGHDGFLLEFEAINGWIEGWLKRKMPEFYEERVINAEDYVQGEEGFGIKKESVFGEAEADITRW